The genome window TGCCTTCAAGCGCAAGCATTTCTTGCTTCAGTGCTTCGGCTCCTTCTAGATCGTTGGTATAAGATACCAAGGCTGTGCTTTCACCGATATCTGCTTTGATCAGCTCCAGTAATTCCCGGACAGCTTTTTTGCGTCCCCGAACCTTGCTAATAGGGACTAATTTCCCTTCCGCATCTATCCAGAGAATGGGTTTGATGCTGGCCAAACTTCCCATGATCGCGGCACTTTTTGAGAGACGGCCGCCACGCATGAGGTGGTAGAGGTCATCAACTAGGAAATAAGTCCGCAGTTTTGGCGCTAGGTCCATGATTTCTTCTTTGGCTTCTGCTAATGAACGACCTGCATCACGCGCAGCTACTGCTCGCATGACCAGATAACCCTCTCCAATCCCAGCAGCCTTCTGATCGACAATCTCGATCACGGCTTCCGGGTAGTCTTCTAAAACCAGGTCTCGTGCCATGACTGCACTCTGATAGGTCCCAGATAAGACTGATGAAAAGGCCACATAAAGCAGATCTTTTC of Streptococcus sp. S5 contains these proteins:
- a CDS encoding DegV family protein is translated as MTFAILTDSTADLDQNWAKEHQVTILGLTIELDGTVYQTVGQAQLTSPELLEAMKNGAKPTTSQVNVGQFQETFKQFAKEGKDLLYVAFSSVLSGTYQSAVMARDLVLEDYPEAVIEIVDQKAAGIGEGYLVMRAVAARDAGRSLAEAKEEIMDLAPKLRTYFLVDDLYHLMRGGRLSKSAAIMGSLASIKPILWIDAEGKLVPISKVRGRKKAVRELLELIKADIGESTALVSYTNDLEGAEALKQEMLALEGIDEVLVMPLGPVISAHVGPNSLIGFVIGKENRK